In Pseudorasbora parva isolate DD20220531a chromosome 20, ASM2467924v1, whole genome shotgun sequence, a single window of DNA contains:
- the LOC137049402 gene encoding uncharacterized protein PF3D7_1120000-like: MEFIKEESEDMKMEFIKEETEDMKMEFIKEESEDIKIEFIKEESEDVKMVIIKEESEDMKMEFIKEESEDMKMEFIKEESEDMKMEFIKEESEDMKMEFIKEESEDIGLDNNSISIYIAI, translated from the coding sequence AtggagtttattaaagaggagagtgaagacatgaagatggagtttattaaagaggagactGAAGACATGAAGAtggagtttattaaagaggagagtgaagacataaagattgagtttattaaagaggagagtgaagacgtGAAGATGGTgattattaaagaggagagtgaagacatgaagatggagtttattaaagaggagagtgaagacatgaagatggagtttattaaagaggagagtgaagacatgaagatggagtttattaaagaggagagtgaagacatgaagatggagtttattaaagaggagagtgaagacatagggctggacaataattcaatatcaatatatatcgcgatataa
- the LOC137049023 gene encoding zinc finger protein 665-like — protein sequence MKMEFIKEESEDMKMEFIKEESEDMKMAFIKEESEDMKMEFIKEESEDMKMEFIKEESEVVKIEETLRVKDEETEEQTDLMVLKEESEELNQMEEKDQFKQNNFITREKPFSCLQGKSTLSQKKTKNKGTTSNFICKQCGNGFSLKSSLRRHMRIHSGEKPFTCQQCGKSFNRKEYCNLHMRVHTGEKPYTCQHCGKRFKHKLNLNRHMIGNSGEQPYTCPQCGKKFSRKLHFENHIRIHTGEKPFTCQQCGESFNRKENLNSHMRVHTGEKPFTCQQCGKSFNRKENCNLHMRIHTGEKPFTCGHCGKGFRYKKSLTYHMSIHEVFKHRNTPGETTEIHVNIKMASIKEESEEVKTEETFRVKDKETEEQTDLMALKEESEELNEIEEKDQYKNHDFITKGKTVFCSQAGKTLSRKRAKKKVTRSNFTCQHCENIFTLKKDFNRHMRIYTREKPCTCQHCGKSFTKKQHLEYHLRIHTGEKPFICQKCGNSFNREGSLNRHMRVHTGEKLYTCQQCGKSFTREESVKRHMRLHSGKKPYMCPQCGRTFNQKQYLKFHIRIHTGEKPFTCQQCGKSFNRKESLNRHMRIHTGEKPYICPDCGKSFDQHETVKDHMRIHTGEKPYKCQQCGKNFKRKGNLNRHMRAHTGEKLFICGGESIKVVMN from the exons ATGAAGAtggagtttattaaagaggagagtgaagacatgaagatggagtttattaaagaggagagtgaagacatgaagatggcgtttattaaagaggagagtgaagacatgaagatggagtttattaaagaggagagtgaagacatgaagatggagtttattaaagaggagagtgaagttgtgaagattgaagaaacaCTGAGAGTGAAagatgaagaaactgaggaacaaacag ACCTGATGGTGCTGAAAGAGGAAAGTGAAGAACTGAATCAAATGGAAGAGAAAGATCAATTTAAGCAAAATAATTTCATAACAAGAGAAAAACCTTTCAGTTGCTTACAGGGTAAAAGTACTTTGTCACAAAAAAAGACTAAAAATAAGGGAACTACAAGTAATTTCATCTGCAAACAGTGTGGAAATGGATTTTCTCTAAAAAGCAGCCTTAGAagacacatgagaattcactctggagagaagccgtttacctgccaacaatgtggaaaaagtttcaaCCGAAAAGAATACTGTAACTtacacatgagagttcacactggagagaaaccctACACCTGCCAACATTGTGGAAAACGtttcaaacataaattaaacCTTAACAGACACATGATAGGTAACTCTGGAGAGCAACCCTACAcatgccctcagtgtggaaaaaAATTCAGTCGAAAACTACACTTTGAAAACCACATAAGAATTCACACTGGCGAGAAGccgttcacctgccaacagtgtggagaGAGTTTCAACCGAAAAGAAAACCTTAACagccacatgagagttcacactggagagaagccgtttacctgccaacaatgtggaaaaagtttcaaCCGAAAAGAAAACTGTAACttacacatgagaattcacactggagagaagccgtttaCATGTGGTCATTGTGGGAAAGGTTTTAGATATAAGAAATCCCTTACGTACCACATGAGTATTCATGA AGTGTTTAAACACAGAAACACTCCTGGAGAAACGACTGAGATCCATGTGAACATAAAGATGGCGTctattaaagaggagagtgaagaggtGAAGACTGAAGAGACATTCAGAGTGAAAGATAAagaaactgaggaacaaacag ACCTGATGGCCCtgaaagaggagagtgaagaatTGAATGAAATTGAAGAGAAAGATCAATATAAGAACCATGATTTCATAACAAAAGGAAAAACTGTGTTTTGCTCACAGGCTGGAAAGACATTGTCACGAAAAAGGGCTAAAAAGAAGGTAACTAGAAGTAATTTCACCTGCCAACATTGTGAAAACATATTCACTCTAAAGAAAGACTTTAACAGGCACATGAGGATTTACACAAGAGAGAAGCCCTGTACCTGCCAAcactgtggaaagagtttcactaaAAAACAACACTTAGAATACCACCTAAGGATTCACACAGGAGAAAAGCCATTCATCTGCCAAAAATGTGGAAACAGTTTCAACCGAGAAGGAAGCCTTAACagacacatgagagttcacactggagagaaactgtacacctgccaacagtgtggaaagagtttcactcgaGAAGAAAGCGTTAAGAGGCACATGAGACTTCACTCTGGAAAGAAGCCTTACATGTGCCCTCAGTGTGGAAGGACTTTCAATCAAAAACAATACCTTAAATTCCACATaaggattcacactggagagaagccgttcacctGCCAACAATGCGGAAAAAGTTTCAACCGAAAAGAGAGCCTTAACAGACACATGAGAATtcatactggagagaagccttacatcTGCCCTGACTGTGGAAAGAGCTTTGATCAGCATGAAACCGTTAAAGACCACATgaggattcacactggagagaaaccttacaAATGCCAACAATGTGGAAAAAATTTCAAACGAAAAGGAAACCTTAACAGACACATGAGAgctcacactggagagaagctgTTTATATGTGGTGGGGAAAGTATTAAagtggtgatgaattga